A single window of Cheilinus undulatus linkage group 12, ASM1832078v1, whole genome shotgun sequence DNA harbors:
- the LOC121519093 gene encoding aquaporin-11-like, whose amino-acid sequence MTDLVVSLGVLGAAVLLSEVIRWTAARFSPGAYWIYLLEAASTFQLCCCTHELKLLGETARLDLLVSLTLTYTMTVVHITTFRGAACNPSGALETVCRGNSSVRAALVLIACQFGAAVAAQYFAASVWTLGLSDVHIRHQRFGFRCFDPLGGTVLEAAAVELACAFTVQAAAMHIHKVDEKLRAHVFAAVITTLVYAGASISGAVFNPVLAFSIQFPCSGHTYLEYCFVYWLGPILGVASCILLFEKVIPFLSGKSTIGLDVPAAPKQKTQ is encoded by the exons ATGACTGACCTGGTTGTCTCCTTAGGGGTGCTGGGGGCCGCGGTGCTCCTAAGTGAAGTCATCCGCTGGACAGCTGCGCGGTTTTCCCCCGGAGCATACTGGATTTACCTGCTGGAAGCTGCGTCCACCTtccagctctgctgctgcactcATGAACTGAAGCTGCTGGGTGAAACAGCCCGGTTGGATCTGCTGGTCAGCCTGACCCTCACCTACACAATGACGGTCGTACACATCACAACTTTCCGAGGAGCGGCGTGTAACCCCAGCGGGGCTTTGGAGACCGTTTGCCGCGGAAACAGCAGCGTCCGAGCCGCTCTTGTCCTCATCGCTTGTCAGTTCGGAGCTGCTGTCGCGGCGCAGTATTTCGCAGCCTCAGTGTGGACTCTGGGTCTGTCAGACGTCCATATCAGACACCAGAGGTTCGGGTTTAGATGCTTTGACCCCCTTGGTGGGACAGTACTGGAGGCCGCGGCCGTGGAGCTGGCCTGTGCGTTCACTGTCCAGGCTGCCGCCATGCACATCCACAAAGTGGACGAAAAACTCCGCGCTCACGTCTTTGCTGCAGTCATCACTACTCTGGTTTATGCAG GTGCAAGTATCTCAGGAGCTGTTTTTAACCCGGTCCTGGCCTTCTCCATCCAGTTCCCCTGCAGTGGTCACACGTACCTGGAGTACTGCTTCGTGTACTGGCTGGGACCAATCTTGG GTGTGGCGAGCTGCATCCTGCTGTTTGAGAAGGTCATCCCTTTCCTCTCTGGAAAAAGCACAATAGGACTGGATGTCCCTGCTGCCCCCAAACAGAAGACACAGTAG
- the LOC121518427 gene encoding glycerophosphodiester phosphodiesterase domain-containing protein 5-like isoform X2, with protein sequence MASTLSQLKLGWLHGLRAKLLRRYEHKPLVSCLAGLYGCRWRRYERSFTQPGECCCNKIEGVSFALLVAAFCLTLVFLYFWGQAKNDYNDFDWFNFGILGFWFPWSVVLLVIAAGFFTYVTVLMLLAVCLLSEGQKLYLHWSHKIGIFVSLTFSIVATAVLSDLWSKEWKTLLLSFQITAPYLHVGGVLLMTALAWPIALHFFRMNSRVKRALILGVYLSILSALYLVPLGLYSPCIKEDGTLGPAPALIGHRGAPMLAPENTLMSFEKAVEAGSEGLETDVTISLDGVPFLMHDQTLRRTTNILEVFPNRTNHPAAMFTWSELESLNAGAWFLSHDPFGTVGSLGADDRLRAEKQSVCSLHDFLQLAAQKTKLVIFDLYRPPRGHPYRDTWIQRTLEVIQNESSILSSQVLWLPSDLRALVQEMDPELQQTSGSRLPLEELQSNNIVKLNLHYSSMSAQLVSEYAAVNISINLYVISQPWLFSLAWCCGVQSVTTNAPQLLKSMKSPLLLMSPEEYNLMWILTDGASLVLILIIFFFHWWRERGLAFCSGGKITADNGTYSKFKTELSDIWSVSSTNSQAEKTPSLATVSEH encoded by the exons ATGGCGTCCACGTTGTCCCAGCTGAAGCTCGGCTGGCTGCATGGTCTTCGTGCGAAACTGCTGCGGCGCTACGAGCACAAGCCTTTAGTGTCATGTCTGGCTGGTCTGTACGGCTGCAGGTGGAGACGATATGAGAGGAGCTTCACTCAGCCGGGAGAGTGCTGCTGCAACAAG ATTGAAGGTGTGAGCTTTGCTCTGCTGGTGGCAGCTTTCTGCCTCACGCTGGTGTTTCTCTACTTCTGGGGACAAGCGAAAAATGACTACAATGACTTTGATTG GTTTAACTTTGGGATCCTGGGTTTCTGGTTCCCTTGGTCTGTGGTGCTGCTGGTCATCGCTGCAGGCTTCTTCACCTACGTCACTGTTCTCATG CTGCTGGCTGTGTGTTTGCTGTCAGAAGGCCAGAAGCTTTATTTACACTGGAGTCACAAG ATCGGGATCTTTGTGAGTCTGACTTTCTCCATCGTAGCCACGGCGGTCCTGTCTGACCTCTGGAGTAAAGAGTGGAAGACGTTACTGCTCTCCTTCCAG ATAACCGCACCTTATTTACATGTGGGCGGAGTCTTACTGATGACAGCGCTGGCCTGGCCGattgctttgcatttttttcgCATGAACAGCAGAG TGAAGAGAGCTCTGATCTTGGGAGTCTATCTGAGCATCCTGTCTGCTCTCTACCTGGTGCCCCTCGGTCTGTATTCTCCTTGTATCAAAGAGGACGGGACCCTGGGTCCCGCACCAGCCCTTATTGGCCACAGAGGAGCACCCATG CTTGCTCCAGAAAACACACTGATGTCTTTTGAGAAGGCGGTCGAAGCAGGAAGTGAAGGTTTGGAGACTGATGTCACAATCAG CCTTGACGGCGTTCCCTTCCTGATGCACGACCAGACTCTGAGGAGGACCACCAACATCCTCGAGGTCTTTCCAAACCGGACCAACCATCCAGCCGCCATGTTCACCTGGAGTGAACTGGAGAGCCTAAACGCCGGTGCCTGGTTCCTCTCT CATGATCCGTTTGGTACAGTCGGCTCTCTGGGAGCAGACGACCGACTGCGAGCAGAgaaacagtctgtctgcagCCTGCACGACTTCCTCCAGCTGGCGGCACAAAAAACCAAACTGGTGATCTTTGACCTCTACCGTCCTCCCAGAGGTCACCCGTACAGAGACACCTGGATCCAGCGCACGCTGGAGGTGATCCAGAACGAGTCGTCCATCCTCTCCTCACAG GTGCTGTGGCTGCCGTCGGACCTGCGTGCTCTGGTTCAGGAGATGGATCCTGAGCTCCAGCAGACATCTGGCAGCCGGCTCCCTCTAGAGGAGCTGCAGAGTAACAACATCGTCAAGCTGAACCTGCACTACAGTTCCATGTCAGCTCAGCTTGTCAG TGAGTACGCTGCAGTGAACATCAGCATTAATCTGTATGTGATCAGTCAGCCGTGGCTCTTCTCTCTCGCCTGGTGCTGTGGAGTTCAGTCCGTCACCACCAACGCTCCTCAGCTCCTCAAATCCATGAAATCCCCACTACTCCTCATG AGTCCAGAAGAGTATAACCTGATGTGGATTCTCACTGATGGGGCGTCCCTCGTGTTGATCCTCATCATCTTCTTCTTTCACTG GTGGAGAGAACGAGGTCTGGCTTTCTGCTCGGGTGGCAAAATCACAGCGGACAATGGGACGTATAGCAAGTTCAAAACAG AGTTGAGTGACATCTGGTCGGTCTCCAGCACGAACTCTCAGGCAGAGAAGACACCCAGCCTGGCAACCGTGTCCGAGCACTGA
- the LOC121518427 gene encoding glycerophosphodiester phosphodiesterase domain-containing protein 5-like isoform X1, with protein MASTLSQLKLGWLHGLRAKLLRRYEHKPLVSCLAGLYGCRWRRYERSFTQPGECCCNKIEGVSFALLVAAFCLTLVFLYFWGQAKNDYNDFDWFNFGILGFWFPWSVVLLVIAAGFFTYVTVLMLLAVCLLSEGQKLYLHWSHKIGIFVSLTFSIVATAVLSDLWSKEWKTLLLSFQITAPYLHVGGVLLMTALAWPIALHFFRMNSRVKRALILGVYLSILSALYLVPLGLYSPCIKEDGTLGPAPALIGHRGAPMLAPENTLMSFEKAVEAGSEGLETDVTISLDGVPFLMHDQTLRRTTNILEVFPNRTNHPAAMFTWSELESLNAGAWFLSHDPFGTVGSLGADDRLRAEKQSVCSLHDFLQLAAQKTKLVIFDLYRPPRGHPYRDTWIQRTLEVIQNESSILSSQVRETVRGGRCEEAQSEVLWLPSDLRALVQEMDPELQQTSGSRLPLEELQSNNIVKLNLHYSSMSAQLVSEYAAVNISINLYVISQPWLFSLAWCCGVQSVTTNAPQLLKSMKSPLLLMSPEEYNLMWILTDGASLVLILIIFFFHWWRERGLAFCSGGKITADNGTYSKFKTELSDIWSVSSTNSQAEKTPSLATVSEH; from the exons ATGGCGTCCACGTTGTCCCAGCTGAAGCTCGGCTGGCTGCATGGTCTTCGTGCGAAACTGCTGCGGCGCTACGAGCACAAGCCTTTAGTGTCATGTCTGGCTGGTCTGTACGGCTGCAGGTGGAGACGATATGAGAGGAGCTTCACTCAGCCGGGAGAGTGCTGCTGCAACAAG ATTGAAGGTGTGAGCTTTGCTCTGCTGGTGGCAGCTTTCTGCCTCACGCTGGTGTTTCTCTACTTCTGGGGACAAGCGAAAAATGACTACAATGACTTTGATTG GTTTAACTTTGGGATCCTGGGTTTCTGGTTCCCTTGGTCTGTGGTGCTGCTGGTCATCGCTGCAGGCTTCTTCACCTACGTCACTGTTCTCATG CTGCTGGCTGTGTGTTTGCTGTCAGAAGGCCAGAAGCTTTATTTACACTGGAGTCACAAG ATCGGGATCTTTGTGAGTCTGACTTTCTCCATCGTAGCCACGGCGGTCCTGTCTGACCTCTGGAGTAAAGAGTGGAAGACGTTACTGCTCTCCTTCCAG ATAACCGCACCTTATTTACATGTGGGCGGAGTCTTACTGATGACAGCGCTGGCCTGGCCGattgctttgcatttttttcgCATGAACAGCAGAG TGAAGAGAGCTCTGATCTTGGGAGTCTATCTGAGCATCCTGTCTGCTCTCTACCTGGTGCCCCTCGGTCTGTATTCTCCTTGTATCAAAGAGGACGGGACCCTGGGTCCCGCACCAGCCCTTATTGGCCACAGAGGAGCACCCATG CTTGCTCCAGAAAACACACTGATGTCTTTTGAGAAGGCGGTCGAAGCAGGAAGTGAAGGTTTGGAGACTGATGTCACAATCAG CCTTGACGGCGTTCCCTTCCTGATGCACGACCAGACTCTGAGGAGGACCACCAACATCCTCGAGGTCTTTCCAAACCGGACCAACCATCCAGCCGCCATGTTCACCTGGAGTGAACTGGAGAGCCTAAACGCCGGTGCCTGGTTCCTCTCT CATGATCCGTTTGGTACAGTCGGCTCTCTGGGAGCAGACGACCGACTGCGAGCAGAgaaacagtctgtctgcagCCTGCACGACTTCCTCCAGCTGGCGGCACAAAAAACCAAACTGGTGATCTTTGACCTCTACCGTCCTCCCAGAGGTCACCCGTACAGAGACACCTGGATCCAGCGCACGCTGGAGGTGATCCAGAACGAGTCGTCCATCCTCTCCTCACAGGTGAGAGAGACTGTGCGAGGAGGCAGGTGTGAGGAGGCACAGTCAGAG GTGCTGTGGCTGCCGTCGGACCTGCGTGCTCTGGTTCAGGAGATGGATCCTGAGCTCCAGCAGACATCTGGCAGCCGGCTCCCTCTAGAGGAGCTGCAGAGTAACAACATCGTCAAGCTGAACCTGCACTACAGTTCCATGTCAGCTCAGCTTGTCAG TGAGTACGCTGCAGTGAACATCAGCATTAATCTGTATGTGATCAGTCAGCCGTGGCTCTTCTCTCTCGCCTGGTGCTGTGGAGTTCAGTCCGTCACCACCAACGCTCCTCAGCTCCTCAAATCCATGAAATCCCCACTACTCCTCATG AGTCCAGAAGAGTATAACCTGATGTGGATTCTCACTGATGGGGCGTCCCTCGTGTTGATCCTCATCATCTTCTTCTTTCACTG GTGGAGAGAACGAGGTCTGGCTTTCTGCTCGGGTGGCAAAATCACAGCGGACAATGGGACGTATAGCAAGTTCAAAACAG AGTTGAGTGACATCTGGTCGGTCTCCAGCACGAACTCTCAGGCAGAGAAGACACCCAGCCTGGCAACCGTGTCCGAGCACTGA
- the LOC121518427 gene encoding glycerophosphodiester phosphodiesterase domain-containing protein 5-like isoform X3 produces the protein MASTLSQLKLGWLHGLRAKLLRRYEHKPLVSCLAGLYGCRWRRYERSFTQPGECCCNKLLAVCLLSEGQKLYLHWSHKIGIFVSLTFSIVATAVLSDLWSKEWKTLLLSFQITAPYLHVGGVLLMTALAWPIALHFFRMNSRVKRALILGVYLSILSALYLVPLGLYSPCIKEDGTLGPAPALIGHRGAPMLAPENTLMSFEKAVEAGSEGLETDVTISLDGVPFLMHDQTLRRTTNILEVFPNRTNHPAAMFTWSELESLNAGAWFLSHDPFGTVGSLGADDRLRAEKQSVCSLHDFLQLAAQKTKLVIFDLYRPPRGHPYRDTWIQRTLEVIQNESSILSSQVRETVRGGRCEEAQSEVLWLPSDLRALVQEMDPELQQTSGSRLPLEELQSNNIVKLNLHYSSMSAQLVSEYAAVNISINLYVISQPWLFSLAWCCGVQSVTTNAPQLLKSMKSPLLLMSPEEYNLMWILTDGASLVLILIIFFFHWWRERGLAFCSGGKITADNGTYSKFKTELSDIWSVSSTNSQAEKTPSLATVSEH, from the exons ATGGCGTCCACGTTGTCCCAGCTGAAGCTCGGCTGGCTGCATGGTCTTCGTGCGAAACTGCTGCGGCGCTACGAGCACAAGCCTTTAGTGTCATGTCTGGCTGGTCTGTACGGCTGCAGGTGGAGACGATATGAGAGGAGCTTCACTCAGCCGGGAGAGTGCTGCTGCAACAAG CTGCTGGCTGTGTGTTTGCTGTCAGAAGGCCAGAAGCTTTATTTACACTGGAGTCACAAG ATCGGGATCTTTGTGAGTCTGACTTTCTCCATCGTAGCCACGGCGGTCCTGTCTGACCTCTGGAGTAAAGAGTGGAAGACGTTACTGCTCTCCTTCCAG ATAACCGCACCTTATTTACATGTGGGCGGAGTCTTACTGATGACAGCGCTGGCCTGGCCGattgctttgcatttttttcgCATGAACAGCAGAG TGAAGAGAGCTCTGATCTTGGGAGTCTATCTGAGCATCCTGTCTGCTCTCTACCTGGTGCCCCTCGGTCTGTATTCTCCTTGTATCAAAGAGGACGGGACCCTGGGTCCCGCACCAGCCCTTATTGGCCACAGAGGAGCACCCATG CTTGCTCCAGAAAACACACTGATGTCTTTTGAGAAGGCGGTCGAAGCAGGAAGTGAAGGTTTGGAGACTGATGTCACAATCAG CCTTGACGGCGTTCCCTTCCTGATGCACGACCAGACTCTGAGGAGGACCACCAACATCCTCGAGGTCTTTCCAAACCGGACCAACCATCCAGCCGCCATGTTCACCTGGAGTGAACTGGAGAGCCTAAACGCCGGTGCCTGGTTCCTCTCT CATGATCCGTTTGGTACAGTCGGCTCTCTGGGAGCAGACGACCGACTGCGAGCAGAgaaacagtctgtctgcagCCTGCACGACTTCCTCCAGCTGGCGGCACAAAAAACCAAACTGGTGATCTTTGACCTCTACCGTCCTCCCAGAGGTCACCCGTACAGAGACACCTGGATCCAGCGCACGCTGGAGGTGATCCAGAACGAGTCGTCCATCCTCTCCTCACAGGTGAGAGAGACTGTGCGAGGAGGCAGGTGTGAGGAGGCACAGTCAGAG GTGCTGTGGCTGCCGTCGGACCTGCGTGCTCTGGTTCAGGAGATGGATCCTGAGCTCCAGCAGACATCTGGCAGCCGGCTCCCTCTAGAGGAGCTGCAGAGTAACAACATCGTCAAGCTGAACCTGCACTACAGTTCCATGTCAGCTCAGCTTGTCAG TGAGTACGCTGCAGTGAACATCAGCATTAATCTGTATGTGATCAGTCAGCCGTGGCTCTTCTCTCTCGCCTGGTGCTGTGGAGTTCAGTCCGTCACCACCAACGCTCCTCAGCTCCTCAAATCCATGAAATCCCCACTACTCCTCATG AGTCCAGAAGAGTATAACCTGATGTGGATTCTCACTGATGGGGCGTCCCTCGTGTTGATCCTCATCATCTTCTTCTTTCACTG GTGGAGAGAACGAGGTCTGGCTTTCTGCTCGGGTGGCAAAATCACAGCGGACAATGGGACGTATAGCAAGTTCAAAACAG AGTTGAGTGACATCTGGTCGGTCTCCAGCACGAACTCTCAGGCAGAGAAGACACCCAGCCTGGCAACCGTGTCCGAGCACTGA